One genomic region from Actinocatenispora thailandica encodes:
- a CDS encoding alkyl/aryl-sulfatase: protein MAQTTFPYQDRDDFADAERGRIGSAEDTTVTNDAGQVVWDAGSYAFLDGERPDSVHGSLWRQSGLVARHGLFEVVDGIYQVRGFDLSNVSFVEGDTGVIVIDPLISVETAAAALALYREHRGDRPVTGVIYTHSHVDHFGGVKGVLSQEDADARQVPVIAPAGFVEHAISENMYAGTAMGRRSGYMFGAALARGVDGAVGAGLGQTTSTGQVSLIPPTVDITHTGQELTVDGVRIVFQLTPNTEAPAEMHFHFPDRRALCMAENATHTLHNLLTLRGAVVRDPHAWANYLTEAIELFADSSDVAFASHHWPTWGTEKIRTFLGLQRDLYAYLHDQTLRLLNKGYTGIEIAERIELPPALQNVWHTHGYYGSVSHNVKAIYQRYMGWFDGVPSRLWPHPPEESARRYVEFMGGADAVVTKAKKSADEGDLRWAAQVLDHVVFAEPDHQEGRALLADVLERLGFGCENGIWRNFYLSGATELRGKNFGTPTTSSSPDMLAQLPPEMFFDSIAVQVDGPRAWDTELALGWHFPDHGERFRTVLHNGVFTRVRDGKGDVDLTLTVPRAALAGLASGDLDAAAAAGLTMDGDRQALQTLLGLLDPGDPQFNIVEP from the coding sequence ATGGCGCAGACGACATTCCCTTACCAGGATCGTGACGATTTCGCCGACGCGGAACGGGGACGCATCGGATCGGCGGAGGACACCACGGTCACCAACGACGCGGGGCAGGTCGTCTGGGACGCCGGTTCCTACGCGTTCCTCGACGGCGAGCGGCCGGACTCGGTGCACGGCAGTCTCTGGCGGCAGTCCGGGCTGGTGGCCCGGCACGGCCTGTTCGAGGTCGTCGACGGGATCTACCAGGTGCGCGGCTTCGACCTGTCGAACGTCTCGTTCGTCGAGGGCGACACCGGCGTCATCGTGATCGACCCGCTGATCTCGGTGGAGACCGCCGCCGCCGCGCTGGCGCTGTACCGCGAACACCGTGGCGATCGGCCGGTGACCGGGGTGATCTACACGCACAGCCACGTCGACCACTTCGGCGGGGTGAAGGGGGTGCTGTCCCAGGAGGACGCCGACGCCCGGCAGGTGCCGGTCATCGCCCCCGCCGGGTTCGTGGAGCACGCGATCTCGGAGAACATGTACGCCGGCACCGCGATGGGCCGCCGTTCCGGGTACATGTTCGGTGCGGCGCTGGCCCGTGGCGTGGACGGCGCGGTCGGCGCCGGCCTCGGACAAACCACCTCCACCGGCCAGGTCAGCCTGATCCCACCGACCGTCGACATCACCCACACCGGGCAGGAGCTGACCGTCGACGGAGTGCGGATCGTGTTCCAGCTGACGCCGAACACCGAGGCGCCGGCCGAGATGCACTTCCACTTCCCGGACCGGCGCGCCCTGTGCATGGCCGAGAACGCCACCCACACCCTGCACAACCTGCTCACGCTGCGCGGCGCCGTGGTGCGCGACCCGCACGCCTGGGCCAACTACCTGACCGAGGCGATCGAGCTGTTCGCCGACTCCTCCGACGTGGCCTTCGCCTCGCACCACTGGCCCACCTGGGGCACCGAGAAGATCCGGACCTTCCTGGGCCTGCAGCGCGACCTCTACGCGTACCTGCACGACCAGACGCTGCGCCTGCTGAACAAGGGCTACACCGGCATCGAGATCGCGGAACGGATCGAGCTGCCGCCGGCGCTGCAGAACGTCTGGCACACGCACGGCTACTACGGCTCGGTCAGCCACAACGTGAAGGCGATCTACCAGCGGTACATGGGCTGGTTCGACGGGGTGCCATCCCGGCTCTGGCCGCACCCGCCGGAGGAGTCGGCCCGCCGCTACGTCGAGTTCATGGGCGGCGCCGACGCGGTGGTGACCAAGGCGAAGAAGTCCGCCGACGAGGGCGACCTGCGCTGGGCGGCACAGGTGCTCGACCACGTGGTGTTCGCCGAACCCGACCACCAGGAGGGCCGGGCACTGCTCGCCGACGTACTGGAGCGGCTCGGGTTCGGCTGCGAGAACGGCATCTGGCGCAACTTCTACCTGTCCGGCGCGACGGAACTGCGCGGGAAGAACTTCGGTACCCCGACCACCAGCTCGTCGCCGGACATGCTCGCGCAGTTGCCGCCGGAGATGTTCTTCGACTCGATCGCCGTACAGGTCGACGGGCCGCGCGCGTGGGACACCGAGCTCGCGCTGGGCTGGCACTTCCCGGACCACGGCGAGAGGTTCCGGACGGTGCTGCACAACGGGGTGTTCACCCGGGTACGGGACGGCAAGGGCGACGTGGACCTGACCCTCACCGTGCCCCGGGCAGCGCTGGCCGG